A stretch of Argiope bruennichi chromosome 10, qqArgBrue1.1, whole genome shotgun sequence DNA encodes these proteins:
- the LOC129989204 gene encoding uncharacterized protein LOC129989204 codes for MPFGLKNAAATFQREMNKALSPYREFCRAYIDDIAIFSNDIPSHLKHLHLVLDILEELEFTINLSKCAFAKSEISYLGHIIGSGKHQADPAKLETFSRLPVPETKKQLRSALGLFNYYRDYIANFTEIAFPLTELTKKRSADVLPWWEMHSVDFEKLKTALLHAPTLHTPNMSLCDSL; via the coding sequence ATGCCTTTTGGGCTGAAAAATGCAGCTGCAACTTTTCAAAGGGAAATGAACAAAGCATTGTCACCATACAGAGAATTTTGCCGTGCTTATATTGATGACATTGCTATATTCTCCAATGATATTCCCTCTCACTTGAAACATCTTCATTTGGTGCTGGATATATTGGAAGAGCTGGAATTCACTATTAATCTTTCAAAGTGTGCTTTtgcgaaatctgaaatttcatacctgGGACATATAATTGGCTCAGGAAAGCATCAAGCTGATCCAGCTAAGTTAGAAACGTTCTCTCGTTTGCCCGTACCTGAAACCAAGAAACAACTACGTAGTGCTCTTGGTCTGTTCAACTATTATCGTGATTATATTGCGAATTTCACCGAGATTGCCTTTCCATTAACGGAACTAACTAAGAAAAGAAGCGCAGATGTGTTGCCATGGTGGGAAATGCATAgtgttgattttgaaaaattaaaaacagcattGTTACACGCTCCTACTCTACACACCCCGAATATGAGCCTTTGTGATTCATTGTGA